A single window of Xylocopa sonorina isolate GNS202 chromosome 5, iyXylSono1_principal, whole genome shotgun sequence DNA harbors:
- the Lsm1 gene encoding U6 snRNA-associated Sm-like protein LSm1 produces the protein MNILPGTASLLEELDKKLMVLLRDGRTLIGYLRSVDQFANIVLHRTIERIHVGKEYGDIPRGIFIVRGENVVLLGEIDREKEKDLPLTEVSVDDILDAQRREQELKQDKKRLINKALKGRNLSYIPDMGQDDMF, from the exons ATGAACATTTTGCCAGGGACGGCATCTCTTCTTGAAGAACTCGACA agAAACTTATGGTTTTATTAAGAGATGGACGAACATTGATTGGATATCTTAGAAGTGTTGACCAATTTGCTAATATTGTACTTCATCGTACAATCGAAAGAATTCATGTTGGCAAAGAATATGGGGACATTCCGAGAGGCATTTTCATTGTGAGAGGAGAAAATGTTGTACTTTTGGGAGAAATA gacagagaaaaagaaaaagacctACCATTGACAGAAGTATCTGTTGACGATATTTTGGATGCACAAAGACGAGAACAAGAATTGAAACAAGATAAAAAACGGTTAATAAATAAAGCTCTAAAGGGACGAAATTTATCATATATTCCAGATATGGGTCAAGATGACATGTTCTGA
- the L(3)neo43 gene encoding cytochrome c oxidase assembly protein COX16 homolog l(3)neo43, producing MKQFYETKFFRHFLPFITLIVGGSFFIREFAQLKYKYNKVASYDLRQEAKKEGIPMKKTIPLELEYEKIKTLDIDNWENVRIPRPWEDSNSPSN from the exons ATGAAACAATTCTACGAGACAAAATTTTTTCGACATTTTTTACCATTCATAACACTTATTGTAGGAGGTTCATTTTTCATTCGGGAATTCGCGCAACTAAA ATACAAATATAATAAAGTTGCCTCGTACGATCTAAGACAGGAAGCAAAGAAAGAAGGTATTCCAATGAAAAAAACTATTCCTCTCGAATTGGAATATGAGAAAATAAAA ACATTGGACATTGATAATTGGGAAAACGTTCGAATACCACGACCATGGGAAGATTCAAACAGTCCAAGTAATTAA
- the Tos gene encoding exonuclease tos, protein MGITGLLPFLEKSSKKTNINEFAGSTVAIDSYCWLHKGVFSCADKLVMGQQTDAYVHYCMKFVNMLLSYKIKPILVFDGKHLPAKAQTEAKRHEIRETNRRKAIELMRMGQNAEARNLMRRSLDITHEMALELIKHCQKMGIDCIVAPYEADAQLAYLNISGIADIVITEDSDLILFGCKKILFKLDIYGSCVLVDQDLLHLAMETSPNHFSMNDFMHMCILSGCDYLPSLPGIGLVKARKFIKINTDCDIYGALTRLGSHLKMKSLVVTQEYRNAFVLAVITFKHQLVYCPLKRKQVRLNPPTPDITEEQLYYAGTETDPNTAFQLALGNCDPFTLKMLHNFNPDKMENQVQKNNKWEQKIGSSRHVSIWSEKHKLLENQSQKSPQKGCVIVPPTAASPKMRNTCTVRSKRTSLIKQEGSPKKDQLSQEEILDMYKSKNAMDVENNAEANITIPDEDKVSPILVRTNPFSKQSSDIKTSPSLLFRSKSRIKGRHITRIRRTIINEDVVTGSQFFVKETPEMIDECRMYSATSPIGILSKKENINSKPSMVTDEVQTDSHLTHINEECNASFVSNECKTINCLNTPTNCDLGKPHLNIPMNESQKENDNIKELQVLDTLVTLSESDMDSDFLVEQRDVDNLNGSSFKWSDIKTSIQTNSKMKSNKRKSSSISRTNVKINTNSTRRSQQVYLEERQQSLLNMFGFKKKSKFYILNFSYKFCFPLII, encoded by the exons ACAGCAGACAGATGC ATATGTTCATTACTGTATGAAGTTCGTGAACATGTTGTTATCTTATAAAATAAAACCAATTCTTGTATTCGATGGAAAACATTTGCCTGCCAAAGCACAAACCGAGGCAAAACGACACGA AATAAGAGAGACAAACCGTCGCAAAGCTATTGAGCTGATGCGAATGGGGCAAAATGCAGAAGCAAGGAATTTAATGAGGAGGTCCTTAGACATTACACATGAAATGGCATTAGAATTAATTAAACACTGCCAGAAAATGGGTATTGATTGTATTGTAGCACCATATGAAGCAGATGCGCAGTTAGCATACCTTAATATTAGTGGAATAGCTGATATTGTTATTACTGAGGATAGTGATTTAATATTGTTTGGTTGTAAAAAG ATACTTTTCAAATTGGATATATATGGTAGTTGTGTTTTGGTTGACCAAGATCTGTTACACCTTGCAATGGAAACAAGTCCTAATCATTTTAGTATGAATGATTTTATGCATATGTGTATTTTATCCGGTTGTGATTATTTACCATCACTCCCTGGTATTGGATTGGTTAAAGCACGAAAATTCATTAAAATAAATACAGATTGTGATATATATGGG GCTTTAACTCGTTTAGGATCTCACTTGAAAATGAAATCTTTAGTTGTTACACAAGAATACAGAAATGCATTTGTATTAGCAGTTATTACTTTTAAGCACCAATTAGTATATTGTCCTTTAAAAAGGAAACAAGTTCGTTTAAATCCACCCACACCTGATATAACAGAAGAACAATTATATTATGCTGGCACAGAAACAGATCCAAATACAGCATTTCAACTTGCCCTTGGAAACTGTGATCCTTTTACTTTAAAAATGCTTCATAACTTTAATCCTGATAAAATGGAG AATCAAGTTCAGAAGAACAATAAATGGGAACAAAAAATAGGATCGTCTCGACATGTCAGCATTTGGTCGGAAAAGCATAAATTACTAGAAAATCAATCACAAAAGTCTCCCCAAAAGGGGTGTGTTATAGTACCACCCACTGCTGCTAGTCCAAAGATGAGAAATACTTGTACAGTTCGTTCAAAACGAACTAGTTTAATAAAACAAGAAGGCAGTCCTA AAAAAGATCAATTGAGCCAAGAAGAAATTTTAGATATGTACAAATCTAAAAATGCAATGGATGTTGAAAATAATGCGGAAGCAAATATAACTATTCCTGATGAAGATAAAGTATCCCCTATTTTAGTTAGAACAAACCCATTTTCAAAACAGTCATCTGATATTAAAACTTCTCCAAGTCTTTTATTTAGGAGCAAAAGTCGAATAAAAGGAAGACACATAACACGCATTAGGCGAACAATTATAAATGAAGACGTTGTTACTGGCAGTCAATTTTTTGTTAAAGAAACCCCTGAAATGATTGATGAATGCAGAATGTATTCGGCTACTAGCCCAATTGGAATTTTGtccaaaaaagaaaatattaattcaaaACCCTCAATGGTAACTGATGAAGTGCAAACGGATTCGCATCTTACACATATCAATGAAGAATGTAATGCATCATTtgtatcaaatgaatgcaaaaccATTAATTGCTTAAACACTCCTACTAACTGTGATCTAGGAAAACCACACTTAAACATTCCTATGAATGAATCGCAAAAAGAAAATGATAATATAAAAGAATTACAGGTTTTAGATACGTTGGTAACACTATCAGAATCTGACATGGATTCTGACTTTTTAGTTGAACAAAGAGAtgtagataatttaaatggtagTTCATTTAAATGGTCTGATATAAAAACATCTATACAAACAAACAGTAAAATGAAGTCAAATAAAAGAAAGAGCTCTTCAATTTCTCGAACA AATGTAAAAATAAACACAAACAGCACACGTCGAAGCCAACAAGTATATTTGGAAGAAAGACAGCAAAGTTTACTAAATATGTttggatttaaaaaaaaaagtaagttCTATATTTTAAACTTTTCTTATAAGTTCTGCTTTCCTTTAATtatctaa